The following proteins are co-located in the Candidatus Accumulibacter cognatus genome:
- a CDS encoding YifB family Mg chelatase-like AAA ATPase, with product MPLAIVHSRGLDGLAALEVAVEVHLTAGLPNVTVVGLPDTEVREARDRVRAALQNAGFEFPRKRITVNLAPADLPKESGRFDLPIALGILAASGQIPATALAGHEFAGELSLSGELRPIRGALTMVLAAGGMGRCFVLPAGSAREAALASQVPVLAANTLLEVCAHLTGQAALTECLVDDTVRDDQCIDYPELADVRGQAQAKRGLEIAAAGEHSLLLAGPPGTGKSMLASRLPGLLPPMTLAAALESAAVLSLAGQFRPELFRRHPYRAPHHTASTAALVGGGSVPHPGEISLAHQGVLFLDELPEFDRRVLEALREPLDSGRIHISRAARQAEFPAQFQLVAAMNPCPCGYHGDPRGRCRCTPDQILRYRSKLSGPLLDRIDLQIEVPALPPEVLQQAPDGESSAGVRARVTKARERQLLRQGKANARLHAREIDRFCQPAAAAAVLLKQAISRFDLSARAFHRLLKVARTIADIKESDTIEAQHVAEAVQFRRFAKD from the coding sequence ATGCCGCTCGCCATTGTCCATAGCCGCGGTCTCGACGGCCTGGCTGCTCTGGAGGTGGCGGTCGAGGTGCATCTGACGGCTGGCTTGCCAAATGTGACCGTGGTCGGACTACCCGATACCGAAGTCAGGGAAGCGCGCGATCGGGTACGGGCAGCCCTGCAGAATGCCGGTTTCGAATTTCCTCGCAAGCGCATCACAGTCAATCTCGCTCCCGCCGATCTGCCGAAGGAATCGGGCCGCTTCGATTTGCCGATTGCCCTCGGCATTCTCGCCGCTTCTGGCCAGATTCCGGCCACCGCGCTGGCGGGTCATGAATTTGCAGGCGAACTTTCGCTCTCTGGCGAATTGCGGCCGATTCGCGGAGCACTGACAATGGTTCTGGCTGCCGGCGGCATGGGGCGTTGCTTCGTGCTCCCGGCCGGCAGTGCCCGCGAGGCGGCCCTGGCCAGCCAGGTGCCGGTGCTTGCCGCCAATACCCTGCTCGAGGTTTGCGCACATCTGACCGGGCAGGCGGCGCTGACCGAATGTCTTGTCGACGACACGGTGCGAGATGATCAGTGCATCGACTATCCGGAACTTGCCGACGTGCGTGGCCAGGCCCAGGCCAAGCGTGGGCTTGAAATCGCTGCGGCGGGTGAACATTCGCTTCTGTTGGCCGGCCCTCCAGGTACCGGCAAATCGATGCTCGCCAGCCGACTGCCCGGTTTGCTGCCACCGATGACTCTGGCTGCCGCTCTCGAATCGGCGGCAGTGCTTTCGCTGGCCGGGCAATTTCGCCCTGAACTTTTTCGCCGCCATCCCTACCGTGCGCCACACCATACGGCTTCCACGGCGGCGCTGGTCGGCGGCGGCAGCGTTCCGCATCCTGGGGAGATCTCGCTGGCGCATCAGGGGGTGCTCTTTCTCGACGAGCTTCCCGAGTTCGATCGGCGCGTGCTCGAAGCCCTGCGCGAGCCGCTTGACTCGGGGCGTATCCACATTTCGCGCGCTGCCCGGCAAGCCGAGTTTCCAGCGCAGTTCCAGCTCGTCGCGGCGATGAATCCCTGTCCCTGCGGATATCACGGGGATCCGCGCGGCCGCTGCCGGTGCACGCCGGATCAGATTCTGCGTTATCGCAGCAAACTCTCCGGTCCGCTGCTTGACCGCATCGATCTACAGATCGAGGTGCCAGCGTTACCCCCGGAAGTGCTGCAGCAGGCGCCCGATGGAGAGTCGTCGGCGGGCGTGCGCGCACGCGTCACAAAAGCCCGGGAAAGGCAGCTCCTGCGGCAGGGAAAAGCCAATGCTCGCCTGCATGCCCGGGAAATCGACCGATTCTGCCAGCCCGCAGCGGCAGCGGCGGTGCTTCTGAAACAGGCGATCAGTCGCTTCGATCTTTCGGCACGCGCCTTCCACCGCCTGCTCAAGGTGGCTCGGACGATCGCCGATATCAAGGAAAGCGACACCATAGAGGCACAGCATGTTGCTGAAGCCGTACAGTTCCGTCGCTTCGCAAAGGATTGA
- a CDS encoding accessory factor UbiK family protein, with amino-acid sequence MLDPKFLEDLGARLSALIAATPAADIEKNARALLSSGLAKLDLVSREEFDIQTQVLQRTREKLKTLEERLDRLENPSDRLA; translated from the coding sequence ATGCTCGACCCGAAATTCCTTGAAGATCTCGGCGCTCGTCTGAGCGCCCTCATTGCGGCCACTCCAGCCGCTGACATCGAGAAAAATGCGCGTGCGCTGCTCTCCAGCGGACTGGCAAAGCTCGATCTGGTCAGTCGTGAAGAGTTCGACATCCAGACGCAGGTTCTTCAGCGCACCCGAGAAAAACTGAAAACCCTCGAAGAGCGCCTCGATCGCCTGGAGAATCCGTCGGATCGGCTGGCCTGA